Below is a genomic region from Paraburkholderia sp. BL23I1N1.
TCGCCAGCAAGATCAGAATGGCCATCACGATGAACGTGTATGGCCGCTTAAGCGCTACGTTGACGATCCACATGAAACGCGCCTGAGAGAATTTCGATAGGGGATGGGTGAATCAGCACGTATGCTAGATCGGTAGCACCAACGCCTGCATGGCGCCAAAATGGCAGGATTGTCAGGAAGGCTAATGTAAGGATATGCAGCGCGGCGAACGCACGCGGCGTGATGGGAAGCAAACGTTTGAAACGGCGGAGATAGGCGATTTTAAGGGGGCTATTAAAGGCATGCCTCGCCAAACTCATGCGAGACATGCCTTTATATTTTATTGCGCAATACAAATACCTTACGCTCCGTTCGCGTCCAGGCGATCACTGCCCAGGTGGTTGCGTCCAGATTGTTGCGCCCATCCTTGCATCGACATCACTTCGCGAACAACGACGACATATCCGCAAACGCCTTGAATTCCAGCGCGTTACCCGACGGATCGAGGAAGAACATCGTCGCCTGTTCGCCAACCTCGCCCTTGAAGCGCACATGCGGTTCGATGATGAAGTCGATGCCGGCCTTTTGCAGCTTGTCCGCGGCGGCCTGCCATTGCGCCATCGAGAGCACCGCGCCGAAGTGGCGCACCGGCACCGCGTCGC
It encodes:
- a CDS encoding VOC family protein produces the protein MSVAETVLPPFHLAFPVHSLAAARAFYGELLGCPEGRSSPDWVDFNFYGHQIVAHLAPDEIGYRQTSKVDGDAVPVRHFGAVLSMAQWQAAADKLQKAGIDFIIEPHVRFKGEVGEQATMFFLDPSGNALEFKAFADMSSLFAK